A single genomic interval of Pseudomonadota bacterium harbors:
- a CDS encoding C25 family cysteine peptidase: MYSRKIQTIRVLLAAATLMTAGAQAAVVNLDWDTAVFPTGGSDINYGVGTVNFNLAHTGAQPASRPIEAGTYSASGGFGAGNSILYGATAGVPVTVDLTFSEPVTSLQLSLYDVDNADVVTVSAFNGAANISGSVGLAAESGTPTFTLAGTTATGAGANSPGNSTNGTLNVTVPGPFTRLQVVGSTTAATSFLFSVSDLTVTTPDPPAAICSTALSRLDWDNQAYPAGDLSPSFNVADVDPFPDVVFDFSHSGNTADLGVGSPGEVLNFTNTASIGGGGAMINYFHDPDPNSDSQRIGSVISFSDTLQDVRFSIADIDSNVVAEDFADQVTIVGLLPGGGTVVPIFEAVSSGATYGFSGASVNAHVGFDDGTDDSPRSAVNVYFDQDIVGIQIDYDDLGPNTWDSSRAVLLSDLLYCPPSSVPVTLSFFTSKRSDGSVLASWQTASQSMHAGFELRLLNGAQKAVASKTVATNHQWSTEVENYAVKLAGGGDSLLLLSHDIDGAVQEFGPFPLGSSHGARLEPNPINWDELSGELASELALRGLRHKAGMGLERTRPIGAKGIAQAVWLEVSATGIHRVSFEDLAMAGADFGGLSADQLALSFRGEGVARWVNVADPVSGFSPGDSIDFLGQQPSGLDGLYLNSYRYRLDLNSALVVPGQALGGRGQGVAPATYQHVERIEENNEYQPAHPTDDPWFDQELSTFGSGFSDVLVPVSRLAAGQVRLRLDLVGLTDFTTAPDPDHHIQASFNGGSVFIDARTDGLTEWVLEAAVPAGDLFDGDNTLRLELPGDTGFPFDIVNLEAYTLTYPREFVAINDQLTFDAAATTLAVSGYSNDQLVAYAMDDSGTLLKLEPSLAGSAPDFSAVLAGAGADPESLFRSGFEDGDSLSEAPDAVPATYYVSTVGRLARPAVSVANGGVAVDVSASTTYLIIAHPAFIGAELDAYVAVRRAEGFNVQVVSVEDIYERYAFGMALPSAITEFVRQSAAAAPLGHVLLVGADSFDYRNFSGVGSISFIPTTYAPTNKFVNYTPSDGLLVDLDGDEVPDLPVGRWPVRSVAELGVLVDKTLAYDSSGLAAAQKAALVAGLSDPTIPPFFQQAQRLGTRLLDAGGTPWSLQTEVFVDALGVAPAQQALLDAINDGQTMTIYSGHGAADMWAFEGLLTPALASTLSNAGEPTLIMPLTCYTTYFVDPSSNTLAYALLNGGDWGAAAVHGAATLSIYGDNEALGSRIVDDMLLNGFTLGQAINAAKRDLSRENFSRYRPVIINWALLGDPTLKVVP; the protein is encoded by the coding sequence ATGTATAGCAGGAAAATACAGACAATTCGTGTTTTGCTCGCCGCCGCCACGCTGATGACAGCCGGGGCCCAGGCCGCTGTGGTCAATCTCGACTGGGATACCGCCGTATTCCCCACCGGCGGTTCCGACATCAACTACGGCGTGGGGACCGTCAACTTCAACCTGGCCCACACGGGCGCGCAGCCCGCGAGCCGGCCCATCGAGGCGGGCACCTACAGCGCCAGCGGCGGCTTTGGCGCGGGCAACAGCATTCTCTATGGTGCCACCGCCGGCGTGCCGGTCACGGTCGACCTGACCTTCAGCGAGCCGGTCACCAGTCTGCAGCTGTCGCTGTACGATGTCGACAACGCTGATGTTGTCACCGTTAGCGCCTTTAACGGCGCGGCCAACATCAGCGGCTCGGTGGGTCTTGCCGCCGAGTCTGGGACACCGACGTTTACACTGGCCGGCACCACGGCCACCGGCGCCGGCGCCAACTCGCCCGGCAACTCCACCAACGGCACCCTCAACGTCACCGTCCCCGGGCCTTTCACCCGACTCCAGGTGGTGGGCTCGACGACCGCCGCAACGTCTTTTCTTTTTTCGGTTTCCGATCTGACGGTGACCACACCCGATCCGCCGGCCGCCATCTGTTCCACCGCGCTCAGCCGGCTGGACTGGGACAATCAGGCGTATCCTGCCGGTGACCTCAGCCCGTCGTTCAACGTGGCGGACGTGGACCCGTTTCCCGACGTGGTCTTTGACTTTTCGCACAGCGGCAACACCGCTGATCTCGGGGTTGGCTCGCCGGGTGAAGTGCTGAACTTCACCAACACCGCGTCGATTGGCGGCGGCGGGGCCATGATCAACTATTTCCATGATCCGGACCCCAACTCCGATTCGCAGCGCATCGGCTCGGTGATCAGTTTCAGCGACACGCTCCAGGACGTGCGGTTTTCCATTGCGGACATCGACTCAAACGTGGTGGCAGAAGACTTCGCGGACCAGGTCACCATCGTTGGGCTGCTGCCCGGCGGCGGCACGGTTGTGCCGATCTTTGAGGCCGTTTCCAGCGGCGCAACCTACGGTTTCTCAGGCGCTTCTGTGAACGCGCACGTGGGCTTTGACGACGGAACGGACGATAGTCCGCGATCGGCCGTCAACGTTTACTTTGATCAGGACATCGTCGGAATTCAGATCGACTACGACGATCTGGGGCCTAATACGTGGGACAGTTCCCGCGCCGTTTTGCTGTCGGACCTGCTGTACTGCCCGCCGTCGTCGGTGCCGGTGACGCTGAGTTTCTTTACCAGTAAACGCAGCGATGGGAGCGTGCTCGCGAGCTGGCAAACCGCATCGCAGTCGATGCACGCGGGCTTTGAGCTGCGTCTGCTGAACGGTGCACAAAAAGCCGTCGCGAGCAAAACCGTCGCCACCAACCATCAGTGGTCGACGGAGGTGGAGAACTACGCGGTTAAACTCGCCGGCGGCGGCGACTCGCTGCTGCTTCTCAGTCACGATATCGACGGCGCCGTGCAGGAGTTTGGGCCCTTTCCGCTCGGCAGCAGCCACGGAGCGCGCCTCGAACCCAACCCGATCAACTGGGACGAGCTCAGCGGTGAGCTGGCCAGCGAACTGGCGCTGCGAGGGCTTCGGCATAAAGCCGGTATGGGCCTGGAGCGAACGAGGCCGATCGGTGCCAAGGGCATTGCGCAGGCGGTATGGCTGGAGGTTTCAGCGACCGGTATTCACCGGGTCAGCTTCGAGGATCTAGCGATGGCCGGCGCGGACTTCGGGGGTTTAAGCGCTGATCAGCTAGCCCTGAGCTTCCGGGGTGAGGGCGTGGCCCGCTGGGTCAACGTGGCGGATCCCGTCAGCGGATTTTCACCCGGTGACAGCATCGATTTTCTGGGTCAGCAGCCTAGCGGTTTGGACGGCCTATATCTGAACAGCTATCGCTATCGGCTGGATCTCAACAGCGCGCTGGTGGTGCCGGGGCAGGCGTTGGGCGGTCGAGGGCAGGGCGTTGCGCCAGCCACCTATCAGCACGTTGAGCGGATCGAGGAAAACAACGAGTACCAGCCCGCTCACCCGACGGACGACCCCTGGTTTGACCAGGAGCTGTCGACGTTCGGCTCGGGCTTCTCCGATGTGCTGGTGCCGGTCAGCCGGTTGGCGGCGGGTCAGGTGCGACTTCGCCTGGATCTCGTGGGCCTCACCGATTTCACGACCGCCCCCGACCCAGATCACCATATCCAGGCTTCCTTCAACGGCGGCAGTGTTTTTATTGATGCGCGAACCGACGGTCTGACCGAGTGGGTGCTTGAGGCGGCGGTGCCGGCAGGCGACCTGTTCGACGGCGACAATACGCTGCGCCTGGAGCTGCCGGGCGACACCGGCTTCCCGTTCGATATCGTGAATCTCGAGGCCTACACCCTGACGTATCCCCGAGAGTTTGTGGCCATCAACGATCAGCTCACTTTCGACGCTGCGGCGACCACGCTGGCCGTCAGCGGCTACAGCAACGATCAGCTGGTCGCTTACGCGATGGACGACTCGGGCACGCTCCTGAAGCTCGAGCCCAGCCTTGCAGGCTCAGCCCCGGATTTCTCAGCAGTTCTGGCTGGTGCGGGTGCGGACCCGGAAAGCCTGTTCCGGTCGGGCTTCGAAGACGGTGACAGCCTCAGTGAGGCCCCGGACGCGGTGCCGGCCACCTATTACGTTTCGACGGTCGGGCGCCTGGCTCGACCCGCGGTCTCGGTGGCGAATGGGGGCGTGGCGGTCGACGTCAGCGCGTCCACCACTTACCTGATCATCGCGCATCCCGCTTTTATCGGCGCTGAGCTCGATGCTTACGTGGCGGTCCGCCGGGCGGAAGGATTCAACGTTCAGGTCGTGAGTGTCGAAGACATCTATGAACGGTATGCGTTCGGCATGGCGCTGCCGTCCGCGATTACCGAATTTGTTCGCCAGTCGGCCGCTGCAGCGCCGCTTGGCCACGTGCTGCTGGTGGGTGCGGATTCGTTCGACTATCGCAACTTCAGCGGAGTCGGCTCGATCAGCTTTATTCCCACGACGTATGCACCCACCAACAAGTTCGTGAACTACACGCCCAGTGATGGGCTGCTGGTTGACCTCGATGGTGATGAGGTGCCGGATCTGCCCGTCGGACGTTGGCCGGTTCGCAGCGTGGCCGAGCTCGGCGTGCTGGTCGACAAAACGCTGGCCTACGACAGCAGCGGGCTGGCGGCGGCCCAGAAAGCGGCCCTGGTCGCCGGCCTGTCCGATCCCACAATTCCGCCGTTTTTTCAGCAGGCCCAGCGACTCGGTACGCGGCTGCTGGATGCCGGGGGAACACCCTGGTCCTTACAAACGGAAGTCTTTGTCGATGCGCTCGGCGTGGCACCCGCCCAGCAGGCGCTGCTGGACGCCATCAACGACGGCCAGACCATGACGATTTATTCCGGCCACGGTGCCGCTGACATGTGGGCCTTCGAGGGGCTGCTGACGCCCGCGCTGGCCTCGACCCTCAGCAACGCGGGTGAGCCGACGCTGATTATGCCGCTGACCTGCTACACCACCTACTTTGTCGATCCGTCCAGCAACACGCTGGCGTACGCGCTGCTCAACGGCGGAGATTGGGGCGCGGCTGCGGTACATGGGGCAGCTACCCTGAGTATCTATGGTGACAACGAGGCGCTCGGCAGTCGAATTGTGGACGATATGCTGCTCAATGGTTTCACCCTGGGCCAGGCAATCAACGCCGCCAAGCGCGATCTCTCGCGGGAGAACTTCAGCCGGTACCGCCCG
- a CDS encoding DUF4345 family protein: protein MKLLDNFNILLIVLAGIGFLVFGGWILATPLEALARFGIILAPETVHRIEIRAFYGGLEIGLGLLLLKFAIDRTYRRAGLWLVFASYGALAGGRIVGIVAETGPTPQMAWIALAVELFFGILGAVALLAGRGGAEA, encoded by the coding sequence ATGAAGCTACTCGACAACTTCAACATTTTGCTGATCGTCCTGGCCGGCATCGGCTTTCTCGTCTTCGGCGGCTGGATTCTCGCGACGCCGCTCGAGGCCCTGGCGCGCTTTGGCATCATCCTGGCCCCCGAAACGGTGCACCGTATCGAAATTCGGGCGTTTTATGGTGGATTAGAGATCGGCCTGGGGCTGCTCTTACTGAAGTTTGCGATTGACCGCACCTACCGACGGGCGGGGCTTTGGCTGGTCTTTGCCAGCTACGGCGCTCTGGCGGGGGGCCGGATTGTCGGCATCGTGGCGGAGACCGGACCAACCCCACAGATGGCCTGGATTGCCCTGGCGGTGGAGCTTTTCTTCGGCATACTCGGCGCCGTTGCGCTGCTTGCTGGGCGCGGGGGGGCCGAGGCATGA
- a CDS encoding tRNA (cytidine(34)-2'-O)-methyltransferase has product MHSSEIEVALYQPEIPQNTGNIVRLCANAGAALHLIGPLGFVWDDRRLQRAGLDYHSLTHVTRHTDWDAFQQTSKHGRLIAYSTRGRRRFSDFRHEPGDVLLFGPETRGLPDGILSGCHATLTIPMVPASRSINLSNSVAIGVYEAWRQLGFDGEVTNQIR; this is encoded by the coding sequence ATGCACAGCAGCGAGATTGAGGTCGCGCTATACCAGCCGGAGATACCGCAAAACACGGGCAATATTGTTCGCCTCTGCGCCAACGCCGGCGCGGCGCTCCATCTGATTGGCCCGCTGGGTTTTGTCTGGGATGACCGACGGCTGCAGCGAGCAGGTCTCGATTACCATTCACTGACTCACGTGACCCGGCATACCGACTGGGACGCCTTTCAGCAAACGTCCAAGCATGGTCGGCTGATCGCCTACTCGACACGGGGCCGCCGCCGGTTTTCCGACTTTCGGCACGAGCCCGGCGACGTTCTCCTGTTCGGCCCAGAGACCCGCGGCCTGCCCGATGGGATTCTAAGCGGCTGCCACGCCACGCTGACTATTCCAATGGTGCCAGCGTCGCGCAGCATCAACCTGTCAAACTCGGTGGCAATCGGTGTCTATGAGGCCTGGCGCCAGCTCGGATTTGACGGGGAAGTGACGAACCAGATCCGGTAA
- a CDS encoding GDSL-type esterase/lipase family protein, with amino-acid sequence MKAPPVAAFAAMVDGAAPKAAVLALGDSYTVGEGVPPAECWPAQLVSLLNQDLDRELPPPQILATTGWTTDELAAALAGEPGLGLVRDAGVPGTTFKLVFLSIGVNDQYRGRSLKRFQAGFAGLLTAAISLAGNDPARVIVVSIPDWSQTPFALSRGADRTKNGSAIDAYNAVKKTRSESAGVLFVDITTLTRGAAPDEYALDGLHPGSAIYQRWAQKLRGAAAAALAPSTHA; translated from the coding sequence GTGAAGGCTCCGCCGGTCGCCGCCTTTGCTGCGATGGTTGACGGCGCCGCGCCGAAGGCGGCGGTGCTCGCCCTCGGCGATTCATACACGGTTGGCGAGGGTGTCCCCCCCGCCGAATGTTGGCCTGCCCAGCTGGTGAGCCTGCTCAACCAGGACCTGGACCGTGAGCTTCCGCCGCCGCAAATCCTCGCAACCACCGGCTGGACCACCGACGAGCTCGCCGCTGCGCTGGCGGGTGAGCCGGGGCTGGGTCTCGTCCGGGATGCCGGGGTGCCTGGGACTACTTTTAAGCTGGTTTTTCTTTCCATTGGGGTCAACGATCAATATCGCGGCCGCAGTCTGAAGCGGTTCCAGGCGGGCTTTGCGGGCCTGCTCACGGCCGCTATTAGCCTGGCGGGCAACGATCCAGCCCGCGTGATTGTCGTGTCTATCCCGGACTGGAGCCAAACGCCTTTTGCGCTGTCCCGGGGCGCCGACAGGACCAAAAACGGCTCGGCAATCGACGCGTACAACGCCGTCAAGAAGACCCGCAGCGAGTCTGCCGGCGTCTTGTTCGTCGACATCACCACCCTCACCCGCGGAGCGGCCCCCGACGAATATGCGCTGGACGGCTTGCACCCCGGCTCAGCGATCTACCAACGCTGGGCACAGAAGCTGCGAGGCGCCGCAGCTGCAGCCCTGGCGCCATCGACCCATGCCTGA
- a CDS encoding aspartyl/asparaginyl beta-hydroxylase domain-containing protein, with protein MLLLYLIAGCGAVVHFRGQVRFSPLRQLTSFTTFLSPVNAFMYLFSAVPNRPYLDTELIPQLKMLQDNWEVFRDEARALHEDGEVRASDKLDDVGFNSFFRRGWKRFYLTWYGKSLPSAEALCPNSVAVLKQLPGLKGAMFAMLPGGGQLMRHRDPFAGSLRYHLGLVTPNNDDCRIFVDGQMYAWHDGEHVLFDETYIHWAENQTDSDRIILFCDIERPMSNRFAQWFNHLFGRLVMAASSSRNHPDEPVGFLNRVFGVVYPLRKIGKKIKTLNKPLYYLLKYAIFAGALYLLISPWI; from the coding sequence ATGCTGCTGCTGTATCTGATTGCCGGCTGCGGCGCGGTCGTGCATTTTCGCGGCCAGGTGCGCTTCAGCCCGCTGCGCCAGCTCACGTCCTTCACGACCTTCCTATCGCCGGTCAACGCGTTCATGTATCTGTTTTCCGCGGTCCCGAACCGACCGTATCTGGATACAGAGCTGATTCCCCAGCTCAAAATGCTTCAGGACAACTGGGAAGTGTTTCGAGACGAAGCACGCGCGCTGCATGAGGACGGTGAGGTCCGGGCCTCCGATAAGCTGGATGACGTCGGATTCAACTCCTTTTTCCGTCGCGGGTGGAAGCGCTTTTACCTCACCTGGTACGGCAAGTCGCTGCCCTCAGCGGAGGCGCTTTGCCCGAATTCCGTGGCGGTGCTCAAGCAGCTGCCGGGCCTCAAGGGCGCCATGTTTGCGATGCTGCCAGGCGGCGGTCAGCTGATGCGGCACCGGGATCCCTTTGCCGGGTCGCTGCGCTACCACCTGGGCCTGGTTACCCCCAACAACGACGACTGCCGCATCTTCGTCGATGGGCAGATGTATGCGTGGCACGACGGCGAGCACGTGCTGTTCGACGAGACCTACATCCACTGGGCAGAGAACCAGACCGACAGCGACCGGATCATCCTGTTCTGCGACATCGAACGCCCGATGAGCAACCGCTTCGCGCAGTGGTTCAACCACCTCTTCGGGCGGCTGGTGATGGCGGCATCGAGCAGCCGGAATCATCCTGACGAGCCGGTGGGGTTCCTCAATCGGGTGTTCGGAGTGGTCTATCCGCTGCGCAAAATCGGCAAGAAGATCAAAACGCTCAACAAGCCGCTCTATTACCTCCTCAAATACGCCATCTTCGCCGGCGCGCTCTACCTGCTGATCAGTCCTTGGATCTGA
- a CDS encoding aminotransferase class I/II-fold pyridoxal phosphate-dependent enzyme: MNAQPHIAVSEQLDDVRYEIRGALARRAQELDRQGYEVLHLNIGNPGRFGFRTPETMRLAIIENLSSSEAYCHQKGIFPAREAVVMQQQNRGIMDVTVDDVIMGNGVSELIDLHLRALLNIGDEVLIPSPDYPLWTAAVSLNGGKAVHYPCPAENHFQPDLEALESLITDRTRALVVINPNNPTGAVYPRSTLEAMAELAQRHQLVMMSDEIYDQVLFDDAEFVPMATLATDTLCISFGGLSKVYRACGYRVGWSITSGNRSSAEDFLIATEMLASLRLCSNVPGQWAVQTALGGYQSVQELIRPGGRLYESRRTAIQAAAKSPWLDLMAPAGALYIFPTVRGLDHFDDHQFAMRLLEQYHVLVVPGSSFHYPKTDALRLTILPDPETLGSAFERIEALLGEMASE, translated from the coding sequence ATGAACGCACAACCGCACATCGCCGTGAGCGAGCAGCTCGACGATGTCCGTTACGAGATCCGGGGTGCGCTGGCACGGCGCGCTCAGGAGCTGGATCGGCAGGGTTACGAAGTGCTGCACCTCAACATCGGCAACCCGGGGCGTTTCGGCTTTCGCACCCCGGAAACCATGCGCCTGGCCATTATCGAAAATCTGTCGAGCAGCGAGGCTTATTGCCACCAGAAAGGCATCTTCCCAGCCCGGGAAGCGGTGGTCATGCAGCAGCAGAACCGCGGCATCATGGACGTGACGGTCGATGACGTCATCATGGGCAACGGCGTCAGCGAGCTCATCGACCTGCACCTGCGTGCGCTGCTCAACATCGGGGATGAAGTCTTGATTCCGTCGCCAGACTACCCCCTTTGGACCGCCGCCGTATCGCTGAATGGCGGTAAAGCGGTGCACTACCCCTGCCCGGCGGAAAACCATTTCCAGCCGGACCTGGAGGCGCTGGAAAGCCTGATCACCGACCGAACGAGGGCGCTGGTGGTCATCAACCCCAACAACCCCACGGGCGCCGTCTATCCGCGGAGCACGCTGGAAGCCATGGCCGAACTGGCGCAGCGCCATCAGCTGGTCATGATGAGCGACGAAATCTACGACCAGGTGCTGTTCGATGACGCGGAGTTTGTGCCGATGGCCACGCTGGCGACCGACACGCTGTGCATCAGCTTTGGCGGCCTCTCAAAGGTATACCGCGCGTGCGGCTACCGGGTGGGCTGGAGCATCACCAGCGGTAACCGATCCAGCGCTGAGGACTTTCTGATCGCCACGGAAATGCTGGCCTCGCTGAGGCTGTGCAGCAACGTGCCGGGCCAGTGGGCGGTGCAGACGGCGCTCGGCGGCTACCAGAGCGTCCAGGAACTGATTCGGCCGGGTGGCCGGCTTTACGAAAGTCGCCGAACGGCCATCCAAGCCGCGGCAAAAAGTCCCTGGCTCGACCTGATGGCGCCCGCCGGCGCCCTTTACATATTTCCGACCGTCAGAGGCCTGGACCACTTTGATGATCACCAGTTTGCGATGCGGCTGCTGGAGCAGTACCACGTGCTGGTTGTGCCGGGCAGCAGCTTCCACTATCCGAAGACTGACGCGCTGCGTCTGACCATTCTGCCCGACCCGGAAACGTTGGGCTCCGCCTTTGAACGCATCGAGGCACTCCTCGGTGAGATGGCCAGTGAGTGA